One window of Jannaschia sp. CCS1 genomic DNA carries:
- a CDS encoding SH3 domain-containing protein has product MTALFARFSLILTLLVALTSAVQASGHSHGGHGPDFWRVSGVANWDVLNVRAGPGVAYNVVDRLPHNARQVQVVSCVPIATSRGPANWCLVNWQGYQRGWVNSRFLREDSY; this is encoded by the coding sequence ATGACAGCCCTTTTCGCCCGCTTTTCCCTGATCCTCACCCTGCTGGTCGCGCTGACCTCCGCCGTGCAGGCCTCTGGCCACAGCCATGGCGGCCACGGCCCCGATTTCTGGCGCGTCAGTGGCGTCGCCAATTGGGACGTGCTCAACGTCCGCGCCGGTCCCGGGGTGGCCTATAATGTCGTGGATCGGTTGCCCCACAATGCCCGCCAGGTGCAGGTCGTCAGCTGCGTGCCCATCGCCACCAGCCGTGGCCCGGCCAATTGGTGTCTGGTGAACTGGCAGGGCTATCAGCGCGGCTGGGTCAACAGCCGGTTCCTGCGCGAAGACAGCTACTAG
- a CDS encoding SH3 domain-containing protein, whose product MTRLCAKLALILALLTPLTAHATADGPDAWRVQGVASHDHLNVRVGPGVDYFVIDALPHNARQVQVVVCTPTTTREQYFALPHHLQQRLNSYSTWCLVNWNGHQRGWVNRRFLTEDGV is encoded by the coding sequence ATGACCCGCCTATGTGCCAAACTCGCCCTGATCCTCGCGCTTCTCACGCCCCTGACGGCCCATGCAACCGCCGATGGCCCCGATGCCTGGCGCGTGCAGGGCGTCGCTTCCCACGATCATCTGAATGTGCGCGTCGGCCCCGGCGTGGATTACTTCGTCATCGACGCGCTGCCTCACAATGCGCGTCAGGTTCAGGTTGTTGTCTGCACGCCCACGACAACGCGTGAGCAGTACTTCGCGCTCCCCCATCATCTGCAACAGCGGCTCAACAGCTATTCCACATGGTGCCTGGTGAACTGGAACGGCCACCAGCGTGGCTGGGTCAACCGCCGCTTCCTGACGGAGGATGGGGTCTGA
- a CDS encoding valine--tRNA ligase yields MEKTFNAAEAEARIYAKWDRSGAFKAGANAKLGAEPFSIMIPPPNVTGVLHVGHAFNNTLQDVLTRWHRMRGFDTLWQPGTDHAGIATQMVVERELAKSQIQRKNLTREEFLAHVWEWKAKSGGTIREQLKRLGASCDWSREAFTMSGAPGAPEGEEGNFHDAVIKVFVEMYNKGYIYRGKRLVNWDPHFETAISDLEVENIDQPGHMWHFKYPLAGGATYEYVETDEDGVETLRETRDYISIATTRPETMLGDGAVAVHPDDTRYAAIVGQLCEIPVGPKEHRRLIPIITDDYPDPSFGSGAVKITGAHDFNDYEVAKRGNIPCYRLLDTKGALRDDGAPYAEAAAIAQAVANGDATLGDMDVDALNLVPDHLRGLDRFMARERIVEEITADGLAVMTTSDDPRLGAKPKKKSGEDAQAEEPPETEKPLVPLVEAKPITQPFGDRSKVVIEPMLTDQWFVDTAKIVEPALNAVRSGRTKIIPEQHRKVYFHWLENIEPWTISRQLWWGHQIPVWYADEMENGEVVNAGPMFCAATEQEALQAAQSHYGPKRVVLPESVVQQSGGRLKMDEMKTAKGNVEISLNLEKSNYVKLRRDPDVLDTWFSSGLWPIGTLGWPEQTPELDRYFPTSTLISGFDIIFFWVARMMMMQLAVVDDVPFRDVYVHALVRDEKGRKMSKSIGNVLDPLELIDEYGADALRFTLTAMAAMGRDLKLSTDRIQGYRNFGTKLWNAARFAEMNECVPDPAFDPKSPTQTVNKWIITETARARIAHDEALENYRFNDAAGGLYQFVWGKVCDWYLEFAKPLFASGDDAVIAETRATMAWVIDQCLILLHPTMPFITEELWSEIATRDTLLVHADWPTYGAEFTDIAAEKEMSWVIALIESIRSARQQMHVPAGLKVQLLQSDLDAAGQAAFDTNQAMITRLARLSEVTPTDAFPKGTVTIAVDGGTFGLPIADLIDVDEEKARLEKTLGKLAKELGGLRGRLNNPKFAESAPAEVVEETKANLKAREEEEARLKQALARLAEVG; encoded by the coding sequence ATGGAAAAGACCTTCAACGCGGCCGAAGCCGAAGCCCGCATCTACGCCAAATGGGACCGGTCCGGTGCCTTCAAGGCCGGTGCCAATGCCAAGCTGGGCGCGGAGCCCTTTTCCATCATGATCCCGCCCCCCAATGTGACCGGCGTCCTGCACGTCGGCCACGCCTTCAACAACACGCTGCAAGACGTCCTGACCCGCTGGCACCGGATGCGTGGCTTCGACACGCTCTGGCAACCCGGCACGGATCATGCGGGCATCGCCACGCAGATGGTGGTGGAGCGTGAACTGGCGAAGTCCCAGATCCAGCGCAAGAACCTGACGCGCGAGGAATTCCTGGCCCATGTGTGGGAGTGGAAGGCCAAATCCGGCGGCACCATCCGCGAGCAACTCAAGCGCCTGGGCGCGTCGTGTGATTGGTCGCGCGAAGCCTTCACCATGTCCGGCGCCCCCGGCGCGCCTGAGGGGGAGGAGGGCAATTTCCACGACGCCGTCATCAAGGTCTTCGTGGAGATGTACAACAAAGGCTACATCTATCGCGGCAAACGGCTGGTGAACTGGGATCCGCATTTTGAGACGGCGATTTCCGATCTGGAGGTCGAGAATATCGACCAGCCGGGCCACATGTGGCACTTCAAATACCCCCTCGCAGGTGGCGCAACCTACGAATACGTCGAGACGGACGAGGACGGGGTCGAGACCCTGCGCGAGACCCGCGACTACATCTCCATCGCCACCACGCGGCCGGAAACCATGCTCGGCGACGGCGCGGTCGCGGTCCACCCCGATGATACACGCTATGCAGCCATCGTCGGCCAGCTCTGCGAAATTCCTGTCGGTCCCAAGGAACACCGCCGCCTGATCCCGATCATCACCGATGACTACCCCGATCCCTCATTCGGCTCGGGCGCGGTGAAGATCACCGGCGCCCATGACTTCAACGATTACGAGGTCGCCAAGCGCGGCAACATTCCCTGCTATCGCCTGCTCGACACCAAAGGCGCCTTGCGCGATGACGGCGCGCCCTATGCCGAGGCTGCCGCCATTGCCCAAGCCGTCGCCAACGGAGACGCCACTCTGGGCGACATGGACGTCGACGCCCTCAACCTCGTCCCCGACCACCTGCGCGGCCTCGACCGGTTCATGGCGCGGGAGCGCATTGTCGAAGAGATCACCGCCGACGGCCTCGCGGTCATGACCACATCCGACGACCCGCGCTTGGGGGCGAAGCCCAAGAAGAAAAGCGGCGAGGACGCGCAAGCGGAGGAGCCGCCCGAGACCGAAAAACCACTGGTGCCGTTGGTGGAGGCGAAGCCGATCACCCAGCCCTTCGGTGACCGCTCCAAGGTCGTGATCGAGCCGATGCTGACCGATCAATGGTTCGTCGACACCGCCAAAATCGTCGAACCCGCCCTCAATGCTGTCCGCTCCGGCCGCACGAAAATCATCCCCGAACAGCACCGCAAGGTGTACTTCCACTGGCTGGAGAATATCGAGCCGTGGACAATCTCCCGCCAACTCTGGTGGGGTCATCAGATCCCGGTCTGGTATGCCGATGAAATGGAGAACGGCGAAGTAGTGAATGCCGGACCGATGTTCTGTGCCGCGACAGAGCAAGAAGCACTTCAAGCAGCTCAAAGCCACTATGGTCCGAAGCGAGTGGTCTTGCCCGAGAGCGTTGTCCAGCAATCGGGCGGTCGGCTTAAAATGGACGAGATGAAGACTGCCAAGGGCAACGTCGAGATTAGCCTTAACCTTGAGAAGTCCAACTACGTGAAACTGCGTCGTGACCCGGACGTCCTCGACACGTGGTTCTCCTCCGGCCTCTGGCCCATCGGCACCCTCGGCTGGCCCGAGCAAACCCCGGAACTCGACCGTTACTTCCCGACCTCCACGCTCATCTCCGGCTTTGACATCATCTTCTTCTGGGTCGCCCGGATGATGATGATGCAGCTGGCCGTTGTGGACGACGTCCCCTTCCGTGACGTCTACGTCCACGCCCTCGTCCGCGACGAGAAGGGGCGCAAGATGTCGAAATCCATCGGCAACGTCCTCGATCCCTTGGAACTCATCGACGAATATGGCGCCGATGCCCTGCGCTTCACGCTCACCGCCATGGCCGCCATGGGCCGCGACCTGAAACTCTCCACCGACCGCATCCAGGGCTACCGCAACTTCGGCACCAAACTCTGGAACGCCGCCCGGTTCGCGGAGATGAACGAATGCGTGCCCGACCCGGCCTTCGACCCCAAATCCCCCACCCAGACCGTCAACAAGTGGATCATCACGGAAACCGCCCGTGCCCGCATCGCCCATGATGAGGCCCTTGAAAACTACCGTTTCAATGACGCGGCGGGGGGGCTCTACCAATTCGTCTGGGGCAAGGTCTGCGACTGGTATCTGGAATTTGCCAAGCCGCTTTTCGCCTCCGGTGACGACGCCGTCATTGCGGAAACCCGCGCCACGATGGCCTGGGTGATCGACCAATGCCTGATCCTGCTGCACCCGACCATGCCCTTCATCACCGAGGAATTGTGGAGCGAAATCGCCACCCGTGACACCCTGCTGGTCCATGCCGACTGGCCGACCTACGGCGCGGAATTCACGGACATCGCCGCAGAAAAAGAGATGTCCTGGGTCATCGCCCTGATCGAATCCATCCGCTCGGCCCGCCAACAGATGCACGTCCCCGCAGGCCTGAAAGTCCAGCTTCTGCAATCGGATCTGGACGCGGCGGGTCAGGCGGCTTTCGACACCAACCAAGCCATGATCACCCGCCTCGCGCGCCTCTCGGAGGTCACGCCAACCGACGCCTTCCCCAAAGGCACCGTTACCATCGCCGTGGATGGCGGCACCTTCGGCCTGCCCATCGCCGATCTGATCGACGTGGACGAGGAAAAGGCCCGTCTGGAAAAGACCCTCGGCAAACTCGCCAAGGAACTCGGCGGGTTGCGTGGGCGTCTGAACAACCCCAAATTCGCCGAAAGCGCACCCGCGGAGGTGGTGGAGGAAACCAAAGCCAACCTCAAAGCCCGGGAAGAGGAAGAGGCGCGCCTGAAACAGGCCCTCGCGCGGTTGGCCGAGGTCGGTTAG
- the mnmH gene encoding tRNA 2-selenouridine(34) synthase MnmH gives MAYTLTDLPALLAHAFDTIIDVRSPAEFAEDHVPGAVNMPVLSNAERAEVGTIYTQESPFKARKIGATRVARNAATAIETHLLDREGGWQPLVYCWRGGQRSGSFTSILQQIGWRAQVLEGGYQSWRRHVVAQLYEGTLPVKLIRLDGYTGTAKTELIKRVAPLGAQTLDLEGLACHRGSVLGDIDGDQPAQKGFETALLSELSALDPAKPVLIEAESARIGTLRLPPALWVAMKDSPRIVVEAAPHHRARFLAEAYVDLFHDTQALTDRLNHLRPHAGHATVDHWLSLLQTNQPQALAQALVTDHYDPAYARLTKSKSAAPIATIDAGDLSDAALDTAARTITSHLR, from the coding sequence ATGGCCTACACCCTCACAGACCTCCCCGCGCTGTTGGCGCACGCCTTCGACACCATCATTGACGTCCGCTCGCCCGCCGAGTTTGCCGAGGATCACGTCCCCGGCGCCGTCAACATGCCCGTCCTGTCGAACGCGGAACGCGCCGAGGTCGGCACGATCTACACCCAGGAAAGCCCCTTCAAGGCCCGCAAGATCGGGGCCACCCGTGTGGCGCGCAATGCGGCGACGGCGATTGAAACGCATCTGCTGGACCGCGAAGGGGGCTGGCAGCCGCTGGTCTATTGCTGGCGGGGTGGGCAACGCTCGGGCAGCTTCACCTCGATCCTACAACAGATCGGCTGGCGCGCGCAGGTGCTGGAGGGGGGCTATCAAAGCTGGCGCAGGCATGTCGTGGCGCAGCTTTATGAGGGCACGCTGCCGGTCAAACTCATCCGCTTGGACGGCTATACCGGCACCGCCAAGACCGAGCTGATCAAGCGTGTCGCACCCCTCGGGGCGCAGACGCTGGACCTTGAAGGCCTGGCGTGCCATCGCGGCTCGGTTCTGGGCGATATCGACGGCGATCAACCGGCGCAAAAGGGGTTCGAGACGGCGCTGCTGTCGGAACTCTCCGCCCTCGACCCCGCGAAACCCGTTTTGATTGAGGCTGAATCCGCCCGCATCGGCACCCTCCGCCTGCCGCCCGCCCTTTGGGTCGCGATGAAGGACAGCCCCCGCATCGTGGTGGAGGCCGCGCCGCACCATCGCGCGCGCTTCCTGGCCGAGGCCTACGTGGATCTGTTCCACGACACGCAGGCCCTCACGGACCGCCTCAACCACCTGCGCCCCCATGCGGGCCACGCCACGGTGGACCACTGGCTCAGCCTCCTGCAAACCAACCAACCCCAGGCCCTGGCCCAGGCGCTCGTTACCGACCATTACGACCCGGCCTATGCCCGCCTCACCAAATCCAAATCCGCCGCCCCTATCGCGACCATCGACGCGGGTGATCTCTCCGATGCGGCCCTCGACACCGCCGCGCGCACCATCACGTCCCATTTGCGCTAG
- a CDS encoding epoxide hydrolase family protein: MSDHNHTLSATELTRRAAITTGMVALATPALMRMASAQPTPFVVDVPDSTLRDMRARLSAARLPDQIPGSGWSYGTDTTYLSELITYWQTDHDWPSEQARLNGVSHGKADIDGLGLHFVHARSDQPDAIPLLMLHGWPSSFVQMLDIIPMLTSPSGDNPAFHVVAASLPGYGFSDIPNSTGLSPAAIAPYMHRLMTESLGYARYGVRSSDLGAGIAATMAATYGEAIIGSHTGGTNPYLGPDIPQDLSPEEQAFVQTAQSWMAQEMGYAIVQSSKPQTLAVALNDSPAGLASWIIEKFWRWTDHDGTIESAINRDALLTNLTIYWATQTINPSMRLYAEAARAPASWAPPQVPVGYLMPVNDLFETPRSWIERHGPVAHWTRSDVGGHFMEWEQPQIVAEDLRVFFSAL; encoded by the coding sequence ATGTCAGATCACAATCACACCCTATCCGCCACTGAATTGACCCGCCGCGCGGCCATCACAACCGGCATGGTGGCACTTGCCACGCCGGCCTTGATGCGGATGGCATCTGCGCAGCCCACGCCCTTTGTCGTGGACGTGCCGGACAGCACACTCCGCGACATGCGGGCCCGCCTATCTGCGGCGCGCCTGCCGGATCAAATTCCAGGCAGCGGTTGGAGCTATGGGACAGACACAACGTACCTGTCCGAACTCATCACCTATTGGCAAACCGATCATGACTGGCCGTCCGAACAGGCGCGGCTGAATGGCGTCTCGCATGGCAAAGCGGATATTGACGGGCTCGGTCTTCATTTCGTCCATGCACGGTCTGACCAGCCGGACGCGATCCCGTTGTTGATGCTTCACGGATGGCCGTCTTCCTTTGTTCAGATGCTCGATATCATCCCGATGCTGACGTCACCCTCCGGCGACAATCCCGCGTTTCACGTGGTCGCGGCCTCCCTTCCGGGATACGGATTCTCGGACATTCCAAATTCTACCGGACTGTCCCCGGCGGCGATTGCCCCCTATATGCACAGGCTGATGACTGAAAGCCTTGGCTATGCCCGCTATGGCGTGCGGTCCAGTGATCTGGGGGCGGGCATTGCCGCGACGATGGCGGCCACCTATGGCGAGGCGATCATCGGCTCGCATACCGGGGGCACGAACCCGTATCTCGGCCCTGATATCCCGCAAGACCTGAGCCCGGAGGAACAGGCCTTTGTGCAGACCGCACAATCGTGGATGGCCCAAGAGATGGGCTATGCCATCGTCCAGTCGAGCAAACCGCAAACCCTGGCGGTCGCCCTGAACGACAGTCCGGCGGGGCTGGCATCGTGGATCATCGAGAAGTTCTGGCGATGGACGGACCACGACGGTACCATCGAAAGCGCGATCAACCGCGATGCGCTTCTCACCAACCTGACGATCTATTGGGCGACGCAGACCATCAACCCGTCCATGCGGCTGTATGCCGAGGCCGCCCGCGCGCCTGCATCCTGGGCCCCGCCGCAAGTTCCCGTGGGCTACCTGATGCCGGTCAACGATCTGTTTGAAACGCCAAGATCCTGGATCGAACGACACGGCCCGGTGGCGCATTGGACACGAAGCGACGTCGGCGGTCACTTCATGGAGTGGGAACAGCCGCAGATCGTGGCGGAGGATTTGCGAGTGTTCTTTTCAGCCTTGTAA
- a CDS encoding type 1 glutamine amidotransferase domain-containing protein, protein MTDQSKTHVLMLVSNPATSPVTHWPIGFWWAELSHAWIAFNDAGYDITVASPGGGDLAADMWSDPEHESGYAAHDIISLGFKSSPLTAPLLTETPALGTLNMKDYDAIFIVGGQGPMVTMVDDTALHETLAAFYETGKILAAVCHGTCVLLKTKLSGGDLLIKGKTWTGFANSEERYSEHAAGQKIQPFWIEDEARKIEDTNFITGGLLAEFAVRDGNLITGQQQVSSAATARKVIAALGA, encoded by the coding sequence ATGACCGATCAATCCAAGACCCACGTCCTGATGCTGGTGTCCAACCCGGCAACATCGCCGGTCACACACTGGCCCATCGGCTTTTGGTGGGCCGAGCTGTCCCATGCCTGGATCGCCTTCAACGACGCGGGATACGATATTACCGTGGCCTCACCCGGGGGCGGTGATCTGGCCGCGGATATGTGGAGCGATCCGGAACATGAAAGCGGCTACGCGGCCCATGATATCATCTCGCTCGGCTTCAAATCCTCGCCACTCACCGCGCCTCTCCTTACGGAAACCCCGGCGCTCGGGACGCTGAACATGAAGGATTACGACGCGATTTTCATCGTCGGCGGGCAGGGGCCGATGGTCACGATGGTGGACGACACAGCGCTGCACGAGACGCTCGCCGCGTTTTACGAGACGGGCAAGATCCTTGCCGCCGTGTGCCATGGCACCTGCGTTTTGCTGAAGACCAAGCTGTCGGGCGGCGATCTCCTGATCAAGGGCAAGACCTGGACCGGGTTTGCCAATTCCGAGGAACGGTATTCGGAACATGCCGCAGGCCAGAAGATCCAGCCCTTCTGGATCGAGGATGAGGCGCGGAAGATCGAGGATACCAACTTCATCACCGGCGGGCTTCTGGCTGAATTCGCTGTGCGGGACGGCAATCTGATCACCGGGCAGCAACAGGTCTCCTCCGCCGCCACGGCCCGCAAAGTCATCGCGGCACTTGGCGCATGA
- a CDS encoding antibiotic biosynthesis monooxygenase, whose amino-acid sequence MADGATSQFDPVTVVVRRRVRPGQEAGYEHWLETLLTEVQGFPGYLGTDVQKPRAPDRTYVSIFRFDTPENLARFERSELRRRHLIKVAPYIEGDAIWERLSGLEIWFAPPPGTLAPQPVRWRMALVLIVLVTALVLLLGAAVSALPVTLADPLRVIVIVTAQVLLLTYLIMPRVTRWLAPWLF is encoded by the coding sequence ATGGCAGATGGTGCGACATCGCAGTTCGATCCGGTAACCGTTGTTGTCCGGCGCCGGGTGAGGCCGGGGCAGGAGGCGGGGTATGAACACTGGCTGGAAACCCTCCTGACCGAGGTGCAGGGCTTTCCGGGCTATCTGGGCACGGATGTTCAGAAGCCCCGTGCTCCGGACAGAACCTATGTGTCGATCTTCCGGTTCGATACGCCTGAAAACCTCGCGCGGTTCGAACGCTCTGAATTACGCCGCAGACATCTGATCAAAGTCGCGCCCTATATCGAAGGGGATGCGATCTGGGAGCGGTTGTCCGGGCTTGAAATCTGGTTCGCTCCGCCGCCCGGCACCCTTGCGCCCCAACCCGTGCGCTGGCGTATGGCGCTGGTGCTGATTGTGCTGGTCACGGCGCTGGTCCTGCTGTTGGGCGCTGCCGTCAGCGCGCTCCCTGTGACCCTGGCCGACCCCCTGCGCGTGATCGTGATCGTCACCGCTCAGGTCTTGCTTTTGACCTATCTGATCATGCCCCGCGTGACCCGTTGGCTTGCGCCGTGGCTGTTTTGA
- a CDS encoding helix-turn-helix domain-containing protein — MKFEHSDSFACPTEYYQNPLLRHLPQEHRTGGSFDVKMFTIEQCDFEATDPPFDVFTVTAVIESEMKNCRVDFGDGWVEHDIVREGQFGPQPAAQECSFELPGPHHMLNVSLPISNAQELLLSAGFDTDPFCALYGHMSDHPRGLLLMKTMWNAMKNGGPANNLAVDAALIQLMLTMIEGAGLAEHLVPPPQLANPQLARVIDYIETYYHASLLTSELAAIAAMSTVHFGRCFKTATGASPHAYVMGRRVEHAKYMLRDATLNITQIAYACGFSSAAHFSTVFKAQVGITPSAYRKAIT; from the coding sequence ATGAAGTTTGAACATTCCGACAGCTTCGCATGCCCGACAGAATACTACCAAAATCCGTTGCTGCGCCACCTGCCGCAAGAGCATCGGACCGGCGGCAGTTTTGATGTGAAGATGTTCACCATCGAGCAATGCGATTTTGAAGCCACGGACCCGCCTTTCGATGTGTTTACGGTGACCGCCGTGATCGAGTCCGAGATGAAGAACTGCCGGGTCGATTTTGGCGACGGGTGGGTCGAACATGATATCGTGCGGGAGGGGCAGTTTGGCCCCCAACCGGCAGCGCAGGAATGCAGTTTTGAGCTGCCCGGCCCGCATCACATGCTGAATGTGTCGCTGCCGATTTCAAACGCGCAGGAGCTGCTGCTGTCGGCGGGGTTCGATACCGATCCGTTCTGCGCGCTTTATGGTCATATGTCGGATCATCCGCGGGGTCTGCTGTTGATGAAAACGATGTGGAACGCGATGAAAAACGGCGGTCCGGCCAACAACCTCGCAGTTGATGCCGCCCTGATCCAGCTGATGTTGACGATGATCGAGGGGGCCGGTCTGGCCGAGCATCTTGTGCCCCCGCCACAGCTTGCCAATCCGCAACTGGCCCGCGTGATTGACTATATCGAGACCTATTACCATGCCTCGCTTCTTACATCTGAACTGGCAGCCATTGCCGCCATGTCGACGGTGCATTTCGGACGCTGTTTCAAGACGGCAACCGGCGCGTCACCCCACGCCTATGTCATGGGTCGCCGCGTTGAGCATGCCAAATACATGCTGCGGGACGCCACGCTGAACATCACGCAGATCGCCTATGCCTGCGGGTTTTCCAGTGCTGCGCATTTCTCAACTGTGTTCAAGGCCCAGGTCGGTATCACGCCATCAGCCTACCGCAAGGCCATCACCTAA
- a CDS encoding NADPH-dependent F420 reductase, whose amino-acid sequence MTDHLILGGGRLGGTLAARLAETGHDVTVRVRTPDADEYDALRGVATVIGVDAAGPDAELTFVATPWDATEQAIRALGDMAGRTVIDCTNPVSYGPTGMALSIDANTSAAEMIQAWLPDAHLVKAFNQVGSGILGAPSALSPAPLMGVAGDVATAKETVIALVRDLGFDPFDAGVLSNARLLEAQALLWMSQAFSGGDPSGFAFARAQKS is encoded by the coding sequence ATGACAGACCATCTCATCTTGGGTGGCGGGCGGTTGGGGGGAACGCTTGCTGCGCGCCTGGCGGAAACTGGGCATGATGTCACCGTCCGGGTCCGCACGCCCGACGCAGACGAATACGATGCGTTGCGCGGTGTGGCGACGGTCATCGGCGTGGATGCGGCGGGGCCAGACGCTGAGCTGACTTTTGTTGCGACGCCGTGGGATGCCACCGAACAGGCCATCAGGGCGCTTGGCGATATGGCGGGCCGCACCGTGATCGATTGCACCAACCCGGTGAGCTACGGACCAACGGGCATGGCTTTGTCCATTGATGCCAACACCTCCGCGGCAGAGATGATCCAGGCGTGGTTGCCGGACGCGCATTTGGTCAAGGCGTTCAATCAGGTCGGATCGGGTATCTTGGGCGCGCCGTCGGCATTGTCGCCTGCGCCCCTGATGGGGGTGGCCGGTGATGTCGCGACGGCCAAGGAGACGGTCATCGCACTTGTTCGCGACCTCGGGTTTGATCCCTTTGATGCGGGCGTGTTGTCCAATGCCCGGCTGTTGGAGGCGCAGGCGCTCCTGTGGATGAGCCAGGCCTTCAGCGGCGGCGATCCCAGTGGCTTTGCCTTTGCGCGCGCACAGAAATCATAG
- a CDS encoding winged helix-turn-helix transcriptional regulator encodes MPTPSCPVHASILAIGGKWKPCILYRLQNGTFRFSELRRQMPWISEKVLIRQLKELEKDGIVVRTDYGEVPPRVDYALSDYGATVGPLMETMAAWGEQHLKQPRRRDAE; translated from the coding sequence ATGCCAACACCCTCCTGCCCCGTTCATGCCAGCATCCTGGCCATTGGCGGAAAGTGGAAGCCTTGCATCCTCTACCGCCTGCAAAACGGGACGTTCCGCTTCAGCGAGTTAAGACGGCAAATGCCCTGGATCTCGGAAAAGGTCCTGATCCGTCAGCTCAAGGAACTGGAGAAGGACGGAATCGTGGTCCGGACGGATTATGGCGAGGTGCCACCGCGTGTGGATTATGCGTTGAGCGATTACGGCGCGACTGTCGGACCTCTCATGGAGACGATGGCGGCATGGGGTGAACAGCACCTGAAACAGCCGCGCCGGAGGGACGCGGAGTGA
- a CDS encoding NAD(P)-dependent oxidoreductase, translating into MAGPVRRAPPGHLDTGPHPARVPKTTQQEHPMAKLAFLGLGVMGYPMAAYLVNAGHSVTVYNRTTEKAETWAADIGGNHAPTPREASEGADFVMACVGNDDDLRSVVLGDDGALAGMKEGAIFVDHTTVSALVTRELAEIAAKQNVGWVDAPVSGGQAGAENGQLAIMCGGKDDHFSAAKPIIAAYSKGTVHFGDVGAGQLTKMVNQVCIAGAIQAVSEGLYMAMQAGLDAKKVADLVSQGAGGSWQLANRAGTMVDNDFNHGFAVDWMRKDLGIALAQGKDMGLSLPVTALVDQFYGEVQQMGGGRWDTSSLIQRFRKMNGDI; encoded by the coding sequence GTGGCAGGCCCGGTAAGGCGCGCGCCGCCCGGCCACCTAGACACCGGGCCGCACCCTGCTAGGGTCCCCAAAACCACCCAGCAGGAGCATCCCATGGCAAAACTCGCATTCCTCGGCCTCGGCGTGATGGGCTACCCGATGGCCGCTTATCTGGTGAACGCAGGCCATTCCGTCACGGTCTACAACCGCACCACGGAGAAGGCCGAGACGTGGGCCGCGGATATCGGTGGCAACCATGCGCCCACCCCGCGCGAGGCATCCGAGGGCGCGGATTTCGTCATGGCCTGTGTTGGCAACGATGACGACCTGCGCAGCGTCGTTCTGGGGGACGACGGCGCGTTGGCGGGCATGAAAGAGGGGGCGATTTTCGTCGATCACACCACCGTCTCTGCCCTCGTCACCCGCGAATTGGCCGAGATCGCCGCGAAACAGAACGTCGGCTGGGTCGATGCGCCCGTCTCCGGAGGTCAGGCGGGGGCCGAAAACGGCCAGCTCGCCATCATGTGCGGCGGCAAGGACGATCACTTCTCCGCCGCCAAACCGATCATCGCCGCCTATTCCAAGGGCACCGTCCATTTCGGCGATGTGGGCGCCGGGCAATTGACCAAGATGGTCAATCAGGTCTGCATTGCGGGCGCGATCCAGGCGGTGTCCGAAGGGCTTTACATGGCGATGCAGGCGGGCCTCGACGCCAAGAAAGTCGCCGATCTGGTCAGCCAGGGCGCGGGCGGCAGCTGGCAGTTGGCCAACCGGGCGGGCACCATGGTGGACAACGACTTCAACCACGGATTTGCCGTCGACTGGATGCGCAAGGACCTCGGGATCGCCCTGGCGCAGGGTAAGGATATGGGCCTCTCGCTGCCGGTCACGGCGCTCGTTGACCAGTTCTACGGTGAGGTCCAGCAAATGGGCGGCGGTCGCTGGGACACCTCGTCGCTGATCCAGCGGTTTCGGAAGATGAACGGTGACATCTAA